The window TGGGCGGAGCGCTTTCCGGCAGGGACAGGTGGCTGGCCGCCAATGCCGCGCTGCAGCGGTGCTGGTGCGCGTTGCTGCTCGGGGCGGGCCGCCGCGTCTTCGGGCTTGGACTCGAGGTCGAGAATCCGGGAGCACTCGGCTCGGCGCCGTTCATCCTGTTGGCGCGCCACACCAGTACGGCCGACACGGTGCTCGCCGCTGCCTTGATGACCGGTTCGCGAAACTTGCTCCTCGGCTACGTCCTGAAACGCGAACTCCTCTGGGATCCGTGCATCGACATCGTGGGACGCCGATTGCCCAACGTCTTCGTCGGCCGCGGCGCCGGTACGCGCGGCGCCGATCTCGAGGCCATCGGCCGGCTTGCGGCCAGCCTCGGGCAATCCGGCGCCGTGCTGATCTATCCCGAGGGAACGCGGTTCTCCGAAGCGAAACGCGAGGCTGCCGTTGCCAGACTCGATACCGCCGGTCGGCCGGACCTCGCGTCCCTGGCGCGCGAGTTTCGCCACGTCCTTCCGCCGCGGCCCGCCGGCGCCCTCGCGTTGCTGGACGGTTCTCCCGGGGCCGACGTCGTGATTCTCGAGCACGTCGGCTTCGAGGGGGCCGCGACGTTGGCCGACTTCTGGAACGGCGCGCTCATCGGCCGCCGCCTGCTGGTGCGCTTCCGGCGCATTGCGCGCGCGTCCATCCCGAGTGTCGATCGCGAGCGCTGGCTTTTCGAGGTATGGCGCGACACCGACCGCTGGGTCGGCGAGGCCCTCGCCACGCAGGATCGGCCGGGACGCGCTCCGTCCGAACCGGCCGCCTGAGCGCTCATAGCGCCGCTCGCTCGACCTGGCCCCGGCTTACGTCCGCGGCCCCGTGCCTCACGTACGCGCTGAGTACGCTGCGGCCCGGGGCCTGTGGGGCGCGCGGGGCGAGGCCTCATAGAAGCGGCGCTATCAGGAGGTAGCCGCGGCGGCCGCCGGCAGCTCCAGCGCTCCGGGCAACGTGAACCAGACGGTCGTGCCCCGCCCCACCTCGCTGCTCGCGCCGATGCGCCCGCCATGCGCCTCGATGACGGCCCTGGCGATCGTCAGACCGAGGCCCGTGCCGCCCACCGGGCGGGTCGAAGACATGTCGACCTGCCGGAACGGCAGGAACAGCTTGGGCATGTCCTCCGGCGCGATGCCTGCGCCCGTGTCCCGCACCTCGATGCGCGCCTGCTCGCCTTCGAGCGTCGCGACGACCGAGACGCTGCCGCCCGCGGGCGTGAACTTGAACGCATTGTCCAGGAGTTGCGCGAGCACCTGCACGAAGCGCCCTTCGTCCACGAGAGCCGCCAGATCCGGTATGACGTCCGCGGTCAGGGCGACGCCGCGCTCGGCGGCGACTTCCCCGAACGAACGCAAGACCGTCTCCACCACCGGAGCGAGGACCGTTTCGCGGTTCTCCAGATCGAGTTTGCCCGCCTTGATCTTGGCGAACTCTAGAAGATTCTCGACCAGGGCGGTCATCCGCTCGCTCCCCTGGCGGATGCCGGCCAGGGATCGCCTCTGCGCGTCGGTC is drawn from Candidatus Tanganyikabacteria bacterium and contains these coding sequences:
- a CDS encoding lysophospholipid acyltransferase family protein, coding for MGRREPLWQIWGRRAVSVPSFLVLLLVALAALPVAVAASVAADVAVPRRGRLARTRALVFLVIFLLCENAGVLAAWALWVVFLGGALSGRDRWLAANAALQRCWCALLLGAGRRVFGLGLEVENPGALGSAPFILLARHTSTADTVLAAALMTGSRNLLLGYVLKRELLWDPCIDIVGRRLPNVFVGRGAGTRGADLEAIGRLAASLGQSGAVLIYPEGTRFSEAKREAAVARLDTAGRPDLASLAREFRHVLPPRPAGALALLDGSPGADVVILEHVGFEGAATLADFWNGALIGRRLLVRFRRIARASIPSVDRERWLFEVWRDTDRWVGEALATQDRPGRAPSEPAA